One Setaria viridis chromosome 7, Setaria_viridis_v4.0, whole genome shotgun sequence genomic region harbors:
- the LOC117864047 gene encoding meiotic recombination protein DMC1 homolog B: MAPSRHADEGGQLQLMEPDRVDEEEECFESIDKLISQGINAGDVKKLQDAGIYTCNGLMMHTKKSLTGIKGLSEAKVDKICEAAEKLLSQGFMTGSDLLLKRKSVVRITTGSQALDELLGGGIETLCITEAFGEFRSGKTQLAHTLCVSTQLPIHMHGGNGKVAYIDTEGTFRPERIVPIAERFGMDANAVLDNIIYARAYTYEHQYNLLLGLAAKMAEEPFRLLIVDSVIALFRVDFSGRGELAERQQKLAQMLSRLTKIAEEFNVAVYITNQVIADPGGGMFISDPKKPAGGHVLAHAATIRLMLRKGKGEQRVCKIFDAPNLPEGEAVFQVTSGGIMDAKD, encoded by the exons ATGGCGCCGTCCAGGCACGCGGACGAGGGCGGGCAGCTCCAGCTCATGGAGCCCGACAGggtcgacgaggaggaggagtgcTTCGAGTCCATCGACAAGC TGATCTCTCAAGGGATAAACGCAGGAGACGTGAAGAAGCTGCAGGATGCCGGGATTTACACTTGCAATGGCCTGATGATGCATACCAAGAAG AGCCTTACAGGAATCAAAGGTTTATCTGAAGCAAAAGTTGATAAGATCTGCGAGGCAGCTGAAAAACTTCTG AGCCAGGGCTTCATGACAGGGAGTGATCTCCTTCTTAAG CGGAAGTCTGTTGTTCGGATTACAACTGGGAGCCAGGCACTTGACGAGCTGCTTGGCG GGGGGATTGAAACACTTTGCATCACAGAGGCATTCGGGGAGTTTCG GTCAGGGAAGACCCAGTTAGCTCATACTCTATGTGTCTCCACTCAG CTTCCAATCCACATGCATGGGGGAAATGGGAAGGTTGCCTACATTGACACTGAGGGAACATT CCGACCTGAACGTATTGTGCCAATTGCTGAGAGATTTGGGATGGATGCCAACGCTGTTCTTGACAAT ATCATATATGCTCGTGCATACACCTACGAACACCAGTACAACTTGCTCCTGGGCCTTGCTGCCAAGATGGCTGAAGAACCTTTCAGGCTTCTG ATTGTGGATTCTGTGATTGCACTATTCCGTGTTGATTTTAGTGGCAGGGGTGAACTTGCAGAGCGTCAG CAAAAGTTAGCACAGATGCTGTCCCGCCTTACCAAGATTGCTGAGGAGTTCAATGTTGCAGTGTACATCACCAACCAAG TGATTGCTGATCCAGGTGGTGGCATGTTCATAAGTGATCCAAAGAAGCCAGCAGGCGGCCACGTGTTGGCACACGCTGCCACCATCAGATTGATGCTGAGGAAAGGCAAAGGCGAACAACGTGTCTGCAAGATTTTCGATGCCCCTAACCTTCCTGAGGGAGAAGCA GTTTTCCAGGTTACTTCAGGTGGAATAATGGATGCAAAGGACTGA